In the genome of Tachysurus vachellii isolate PV-2020 chromosome 9, HZAU_Pvac_v1, whole genome shotgun sequence, one region contains:
- the si:ch73-62b13.1 gene encoding carbohydrate sulfotransferase 1-like isoform X2, producing the protein MEGQQKTMKCSWKLLLLLVCICLAVQYTAICYIHDILPGPYQDSRLCHSLESSYNSSVYSKNTTVPARKHILLFSQTRSGSSFTGQLFNQHPDIFYMYEPLYHTHQAICNNSKCLWKALDRIVQVVDRDLLFNLYTCDLHFLEGYIQPEPKFHLTASLFRQSASHALCSPPVCQNGKKEMKVEPNESWCYKNCRILNLTLASMACQSRSHVSIKTVRIPQISQLRLLTEDPRLDLRIVHLVRDPRAILASRLTAFPFQFIAWKIWNATDRQPASVDLTQITKTCQDMEDSVNIGLEKPAWLNGRYLLVRYEDLALNPEAKAKEIYRFLDLDINNKVLEWISQNTNDTSKIKSVYSTKRDSKNASERWRLNLGFDIVKTVQKLCNNTLNLLGYKIVQSQVELRNISNSLVEPKTFN; encoded by the exons ATGGAAGGGCAGCAGAAGACCATGAAGTGTTCATGGAAATTATTGCTCCTGTTGGTATGCATATGCCTGGCAGTGCAGTACACAGCTATTTGCTACATCCACGATATCCTCCCTGGACCATATCAGGACTCCAGACTAT GTCACAGCTTGGAATCCTCCTACAACAGCTCTGTATACAGTAAGAATACCACTGTCCCTGCTCGAAAGCACATTCTTCTTTTTTCACAAACTCGCAGTGGCTCCTCCTTTACTGGTCAGCTGTTTAACCAACACCCAGATATCTTTTACATGTATGAGCCACTTTACCATACCCATCAAGCCATCTGCAACAACAGCAAGTGTCTCTGGAAGGCCTTGGATAGAATTGTGCAGGTGGTCGACAGAGACCTCCTCTTCAACCTGTATACCTGTGACCTTCATTTCCTGGAGGGCTATATCCAGCCAGAACCTAAATTTCACCTGACAGCTTCACTCTTCCGTCAGAGTGCCAGTCATGCTCTCTGCTCACCACCTGTCTGCCAAAATGGTAAAAAGGAGATGAAAGTAGAGCCAAATGAGAGCTGGTGTTACAAAAATTGTAGAATCTTAAACCTCACCTTAGCTTCCATGGCTTGCCAGTCAAGAAGCCATGTGTCCATCAAGACAGTGCGGATCCCTCAGATCAGTCAGCTTCGCCTCCTAACTGAAGACCCACGATTAGATCTGAGGATTGTTCACCTAGTTAGAGACCCCAGAGCAATCTTGGCATCACGTTTAACTGCATTCCCTTTTCAGTTTATTGCCTGGAAGATCTGGAATGCCACAGACAGGCAGCCAGCTTCTGTGGACTTAACACAGATCACAAAAACATGCCAAGACATGGAGGACTCTGTGAATATTGGTCTGGAGAAGCCAGCCTGGCTAAATGGACGGTATTTACTAGTACGCTATGAGGATCTAGCGCTTAATCCTGAAGCCAAGGCCAAGGAGATTTACAGATTCCTGGACCTGGatataaacaataaagttcTTGAATGGATATCTCAAAACACCAATGACACTTCTAAAATTAAGTCAGTTTACTCCACCAAAAGAGACTCCAAAAACGCATCAGAACGCTGGAGACTTAACCTAGGCTTTGACATTGTTAAGACAGTGCAGAAATTGTGTAACAATACTTTGAACTTATTGGGCTACAAAATAGTACAGTCTCAGGTGGAACTGAGAAACATAAGCAATAGTTTGGTGGAACCAAAAACCTTTAAttaa
- the si:ch73-62b13.1 gene encoding carbohydrate sulfotransferase 1-like isoform X1 encodes MEGQQKTMKCSWKLLLLLVCICLAVQYTAICYIHDILPGPYQDSRLCKQSSSHSLESSYNSSVYSKNTTVPARKHILLFSQTRSGSSFTGQLFNQHPDIFYMYEPLYHTHQAICNNSKCLWKALDRIVQVVDRDLLFNLYTCDLHFLEGYIQPEPKFHLTASLFRQSASHALCSPPVCQNGKKEMKVEPNESWCYKNCRILNLTLASMACQSRSHVSIKTVRIPQISQLRLLTEDPRLDLRIVHLVRDPRAILASRLTAFPFQFIAWKIWNATDRQPASVDLTQITKTCQDMEDSVNIGLEKPAWLNGRYLLVRYEDLALNPEAKAKEIYRFLDLDINNKVLEWISQNTNDTSKIKSVYSTKRDSKNASERWRLNLGFDIVKTVQKLCNNTLNLLGYKIVQSQVELRNISNSLVEPKTFN; translated from the exons ATGGAAGGGCAGCAGAAGACCATGAAGTGTTCATGGAAATTATTGCTCCTGTTGGTATGCATATGCCTGGCAGTGCAGTACACAGCTATTTGCTACATCCACGATATCCTCCCTGGACCATATCAGGACTCCAGACTATGTAAGCAAAGCTCTA GTCACAGCTTGGAATCCTCCTACAACAGCTCTGTATACAGTAAGAATACCACTGTCCCTGCTCGAAAGCACATTCTTCTTTTTTCACAAACTCGCAGTGGCTCCTCCTTTACTGGTCAGCTGTTTAACCAACACCCAGATATCTTTTACATGTATGAGCCACTTTACCATACCCATCAAGCCATCTGCAACAACAGCAAGTGTCTCTGGAAGGCCTTGGATAGAATTGTGCAGGTGGTCGACAGAGACCTCCTCTTCAACCTGTATACCTGTGACCTTCATTTCCTGGAGGGCTATATCCAGCCAGAACCTAAATTTCACCTGACAGCTTCACTCTTCCGTCAGAGTGCCAGTCATGCTCTCTGCTCACCACCTGTCTGCCAAAATGGTAAAAAGGAGATGAAAGTAGAGCCAAATGAGAGCTGGTGTTACAAAAATTGTAGAATCTTAAACCTCACCTTAGCTTCCATGGCTTGCCAGTCAAGAAGCCATGTGTCCATCAAGACAGTGCGGATCCCTCAGATCAGTCAGCTTCGCCTCCTAACTGAAGACCCACGATTAGATCTGAGGATTGTTCACCTAGTTAGAGACCCCAGAGCAATCTTGGCATCACGTTTAACTGCATTCCCTTTTCAGTTTATTGCCTGGAAGATCTGGAATGCCACAGACAGGCAGCCAGCTTCTGTGGACTTAACACAGATCACAAAAACATGCCAAGACATGGAGGACTCTGTGAATATTGGTCTGGAGAAGCCAGCCTGGCTAAATGGACGGTATTTACTAGTACGCTATGAGGATCTAGCGCTTAATCCTGAAGCCAAGGCCAAGGAGATTTACAGATTCCTGGACCTGGatataaacaataaagttcTTGAATGGATATCTCAAAACACCAATGACACTTCTAAAATTAAGTCAGTTTACTCCACCAAAAGAGACTCCAAAAACGCATCAGAACGCTGGAGACTTAACCTAGGCTTTGACATTGTTAAGACAGTGCAGAAATTGTGTAACAATACTTTGAACTTATTGGGCTACAAAATAGTACAGTCTCAGGTGGAACTGAGAAACATAAGCAATAGTTTGGTGGAACCAAAAACCTTTAAttaa